A single genomic interval of Candidatus Nomurabacteria bacterium harbors:
- a CDS encoding NUDIX domain-containing protein, giving the protein MTKQKNIPRVGLGVILVNHDGKVLIGKRKNSHAPYYSIPGGHLEPGETFEDGAIREIKEETDLDIKNPRVVAVTNNLETYNKEGLHYVSIALLAQDFSGELKIMEPEKCDEWLWVDPKNLPTPHFDASRMAITCYLQKTFYKKFE; this is encoded by the coding sequence ATGACGAAACAAAAAAACATACCAAGAGTTGGATTAGGCGTGATTCTTGTAAATCACGACGGAAAAGTCCTTATTGGCAAAAGAAAAAATAGCCATGCTCCATACTATTCCATTCCAGGCGGGCATCTAGAGCCAGGCGAAACATTTGAAGATGGCGCGATTAGAGAAATTAAAGAAGAAACCGACTTGGACATTAAAAATCCACGAGTGGTAGCCGTAACCAACAACTTAGAAACTTACAACAAAGAAGGGTTACACTACGTTTCGATCGCCTTACTTGCCCAGGACTTTTCCGGTGAGCTGAAAATAATGGAACCAGAAAAATGCGATGAGTGGCTATGGGTAGATCCAAAAAATCTCCCGACACCTCATTTTGATGCAAGTCGAATGGCAATTACCTGCTATCTACAAAAAACGTTCTACAAAAAGTTCGAATAG